In Sphingobacterium zeae, one genomic interval encodes:
- a CDS encoding succinate dehydrogenase cytochrome b subunit, which translates to MLSTLAKKMLMCLTGLFLVFFLLIHFLGNLQLFLPQEQAHLQFNAYSHFLSGNILIKLISYVLYLSIILHALDGLMITLHNKRAGANYVSDRRGRASKWYSRNMGILGTLILIFLVIHFQNFWYVYKFGAPPLDDRGNKDLYMLVVEVFKQWWYVVIYVFSMAALCYHLIHGIHSAIRTLGVFHPKFVKWFKIIGISYSVIISIGFALMPIYIFFTVK; encoded by the coding sequence ATGTTATCTACTTTAGCTAAAAAGATGCTCATGTGTCTGACGGGATTGTTTTTAGTATTCTTTTTACTGATTCACTTTTTGGGAAACTTGCAGCTCTTCTTGCCTCAGGAACAAGCGCATTTGCAGTTTAATGCTTACTCGCATTTTCTTTCAGGCAATATCTTGATTAAATTGATTTCTTACGTACTTTATCTAAGCATTATTTTACATGCTTTGGACGGATTAATGATCACATTACATAATAAAAGGGCTGGAGCAAATTATGTGTCCGATCGCCGTGGGCGGGCGAGCAAGTGGTATTCGCGCAATATGGGAATTCTCGGAACCCTTATACTGATCTTTTTGGTTATTCATTTTCAAAATTTTTGGTATGTGTACAAATTTGGTGCTCCACCACTTGATGATCGGGGCAATAAAGATTTGTACATGCTTGTCGTAGAGGTGTTTAAGCAATGGTGGTATGTGGTTATTTACGTATTCTCCATGGCTGCTCTCTGCTATCATCTTATTCATGGGATTCATAGTGCGATTCGAACCTTAGGCGTATTCCACCCCAAATTTGTTAAATGGTTTAAGATCATCGGTATCAGCTATTCTGTCATCATCAGCATTGGTTTTGCATTGATGCCTATTTATATATTTTTTACAGTAAAATAA